Genomic segment of Flavobacteriales bacterium:
TTGGACTCGATTTGACGATAAGCAAAAAATTGCATGGAAAACCGGAACAAGTTTCGGTGCCAGAGATGCTTGGGCTATTGGCCTTACCACGGATTATGTGGTGGCGGTCTGGGTAGGCAACGCCACCGGAGAGGGTGTGCCGGGTATGACAGGCAGCAGCACTGCCGCTCCTGTTTTGTTTGATGTTTTTCAATTGTTGCCCAAATCTAAATGGTTTGTGCAGCCTATGGCAAGCATGAGCTACGTAAAATTGTGCAAAGAGAGTGGGCAAAGGGCTGGGCAGCATTGCAGTAATGTTCAAGAACAACTGATTCCGAAGACGTGTTTAAAGGCACGTTCCTGCAGTTTTCACAAACTTATTTCGGTGTCAAAAATTACGAACGAACGGGTTTACAACAACTGCGAAAAGCCTCACAACATTGTTCAAAAATCTTGGTTTGTGTTGCCTCCACCTGCCGAGAAATATTATAAAGCCAACCATCCGGATTACATTCCTTTGCCAAGCTTTAAGAAGGGGTGCGACCAAACTCCGGACAATTTGGAGATAATTTATCCCACCAAAAACAGCACCATTACCATTCCGGTTTTGCTGAGTGGAGAACTCGGAAAAATTGTTTTGGAGGCAGTACATAGACAGGAAAACGCAGAATTATTTTGGTATATAGACCATCAATTTATTCAAACCACCAAAACCGTGCATCAAATGGAGGTGCAACCCCCAAAAGGCAAACACCTGCTCACCGTTACCGATGAGCAGGGGCAAACAGAAAGCAGATTTTTTTGGGTGGAGTAGAGGAAATATCTGTTGAAAACCCAACACTCCCAACCCCATTTCTCCACGTTTTTTGATTGGTTGAGTTTTGCAAAGTACATTTGGAGTAAATGATAACAGGTAGAGGCAGTTCCATTAATTCAAACAATCGGTTTGCACAGCATCAGTATTCGGCTGATGAGGGCGAACGTTTGGAGGATGTGGGCATTGGCCAAAGTAAGTTTATCGAGATTTTCCCTAAAACCATTGTCAATCCGGTTATCAGTCCGGATGTGCCTTTGAAGTGGAGCTTAAACCCATATCAAGGGTGTGAGCATGGCTGCACTTATTGCTATGCCCGTCCAACGCATGAATATTGGGGCTATAGCGGAGGTGTGGATTTTGAACAAACGATTTTGGTAAAGAAAAATGCTGCCGAATTGCTCCGAAAAAAATTTGATAGTAAAAACTGGAAAGGCGAGGCCATCATGTTTAGCGGCAATACCGATTGCTATCAGCCCATTGAGCGGAAATTGCAAATAACTCGCCAGCTTTTGGAAGTTTGCAATCAGTACAAAAACCCTGTGGGCATAATAACCAAAAACAGTTTGGTGGCTCGAGATATTGATATTTTGGGCGAAATGGCCAGCAGAAACCAAGTGCAGGTGGTGTTAAGCATAACCTCCTTGCAAGAAAAAGTTAGAAGAATTTTAGAACCAAGAACGGCTTCGGTAAAAAGCAAGCTGCAAACCATTGAGCAACTTTCGGCTGCCAAAATACCTGTGGCTGTGATAATGGCACCAATTATTCCGGCAATAACCAGCCACGAAATTATGGATATGGCAAAGGCTGTTTCCAAAGCAGGTGCAACCTCGCTGAGTTATACCATTGTGCGTCTAAACGGGTGTGTTGAAGAGCTTTTTACCGATTGGTTAGGCCGCCATTTCCTAGATAGAAAAAACAAAGTGTTGACCCAAATAGCCGATTGTCATGGGGGGAGCGTGCAAGACCAACGGTTTAAAACCCGAATGAAGGGAGAAGGCAATTTCGCTGAATTAATTCATCAACAATTCAAATTGGCATGCAAAAAATACAACCTGAACAAACAAGAATTGCCCTTGAATGAAACCGCTTTTCATCGTTTTAATGCTCAGACAAGTTTGAATTTTTAATTATTCTTCCTCGTCTGTTTTTGCTTCCGAAGTTATTTCCGAAGAAATCATTTCAACCTTATTTGGAGCAGGTTGTTCGGCATCCTTTTCAAAGGGACGCGGGCCAAAAATGGCCTCCAAATCTTCCTTAAAAATAACTTCTTTTTCCAATAGTTTATCTGCCAATTGATTTAGCTGCTCTTTCTTTTTTGAAAGAATATCAATAGCACGTTTATATTGTTGGTCGGTTAGTTTTTTCATTTCTTCATCAATCATGGCGGCAGTTTTTTCGCTAAATGGCTTTGTAAAACCTTCGCTTAGATTGTAGTAAGAAATATTTCCGATTTCATCATTCAAACCATAAATAGACACCATGGCCATAGCCTGACGGGTAACTTTTTCCAAATCACTCAATGCTCCGGTGGATATTTTGCCAAAAGTAACCTGTTCGGCAGCACGACCTCCAAGTGTTGCACACATCTCATCCAATATTTGTTCGGTGGTGGTTATCTGCCGTTCTTCGGGCAAATACCAAGCCGCACCCAAGCTTCTACCACGTGGCACGATGGTAACTTTTACCAACGGATTGGCGTGTTCGCAGAACCAGCTCACGGTGGCATGACCCGCTTCGTGCACTGCAATGGTTCGTTTTTCTTCGGGAGTTATGATTTTATTTTTCTTTTCTAATCCACCAATAATTCGGTCAACAGCATCTAAAAAGTCTTGCTTTTCTACCACCGATTTATTTTTTCGTGCGGCAATCAAAGCGGCTTCGTTGCACATATTGGCAATATCGGCACCGCTAAATCCTGGTGTTTGCTTTGCCAAAAAATCTCTATCTAAATTGGGTTCTACTTTTATTGGTTTTAGATGCACCTCAAAAATGGCTTTACGTTCGTTCAAATCTGGCATGTCTGCAAAAATTTGTCTGTCGAAGCGTCCGGCACGCAACAAAGCAGAGTCCAATACATCCACACGGTTTGTGGCAGCCAAAATAATCACACCGCTGTCGGTTCCAAAACCATCCATTTCGGTTAAGAGTTGATTTAATGTATTTTCACGCTCATCGTTGGCACCTTGAAACGTGTTTTTACCTCTGGCTCGACCAATAGCATCAATCTCGTCAATAAAAATAATGCAAGGTGCTTTTTCTTTGGCTTGACGGAACAAATCTC
This window contains:
- a CDS encoding PA0069 family radical SAM protein; this translates as MITGRGSSINSNNRFAQHQYSADEGERLEDVGIGQSKFIEIFPKTIVNPVISPDVPLKWSLNPYQGCEHGCTYCYARPTHEYWGYSGGVDFEQTILVKKNAAELLRKKFDSKNWKGEAIMFSGNTDCYQPIERKLQITRQLLEVCNQYKNPVGIITKNSLVARDIDILGEMASRNQVQVVLSITSLQEKVRRILEPRTASVKSKLQTIEQLSAAKIPVAVIMAPIIPAITSHEIMDMAKAVSKAGATSLSYTIVRLNGCVEELFTDWLGRHFLDRKNKVLTQIADCHGGSVQDQRFKTRMKGEGNFAELIHQQFKLACKKYNLNKQELPLNETAFHRFNAQTSLNF
- the hflB gene encoding ATP-dependent zinc metalloprotease FtsH, which codes for MAEQSNQKPKIVVKKDENNPSGNQGGGLKTPRFNFNWIFIALALIFLGMLFMRPGRGSETTINELSDMLKNQDVKKIEIVNRQEVLVYLTDSAKKLDKYKEKERARGVNSFSEDAPDFFIDDIGDYKTFTEQMENAQKDIADAPHIIATPKTREDFNQYFNWIIFFGLLFGFWYLMMRRMGGAGGAGGAGQIFNIGKSKAQLFDKNTKVNVTFADVAGMEEAKVEVMEIVDFLKNPKKYTDLGGKIPKGALLVGPPGTGKTLLAKAVAGEANVPFFSLSGSDFVEMFVGVGASRVRDLFRQAKEKAPCIIFIDEIDAIGRARGKNTFQGANDERENTLNQLLTEMDGFGTDSGVIILAATNRVDVLDSALLRAGRFDRQIFADMPDLNERKAIFEVHLKPIKVEPNLDRDFLAKQTPGFSGADIANMCNEAALIAARKNKSVVEKQDFLDAVDRIIGGLEKKNKIITPEEKRTIAVHEAGHATVSWFCEHANPLVKVTIVPRGRSLGAAWYLPEERQITTTEQILDEMCATLGGRAAEQVTFGKISTGALSDLEKVTRQAMAMVSIYGLNDEIGNISYYNLSEGFTKPFSEKTAAMIDEEMKKLTDQQYKRAIDILSKKKEQLNQLADKLLEKEVIFKEDLEAIFGPRPFEKDAEQPAPNKVEMISSEITSEAKTDEEE